Proteins encoded in a region of the Antedon mediterranea chromosome 2, ecAntMedi1.1, whole genome shotgun sequence genome:
- the LOC140040292 gene encoding actin-related protein 3-B, translating into MQGRLPACVIDNGTGYTKIGFAGNTEPQYIIPSTIAIKEGRKIGEQSQRRLTKGVEDLDFYIGDEASDKPNYECKYPIRHGIVEDWDLMERFWEQTIFKYLRAEPEDHYFLLTEPPLNTPENREYTAEIMFETFNVPGLYIAVQAVLALAASWTSRQVGERTLTGIVIDSGDGVTHVIPVAEGYVIGSCIKHIPIAGRDITYFIQQLLRERETGIPPEQSLETAKAIKERFSYICPDIAKEFSKYDTDYTKWFKKYDGVNSVTKKPFSVDVGYERFLGPEIFFHPEFSNPDFTTPISEIVDTCIQNCPIDVRRPLYKNIVLSGGSTMFRDFGRRLQRDVKRVVDARLKISESLSGGRIKPKPIDVSVISHHMQRYAVWFGGSMLASTPEFYQVCHTKADYEEYGASICRHNPVFGTMS; encoded by the exons ATGCAGGGACGATTACCTGCATGCGTCATTGACAATGGCACAGG gtaTACCAAGATAGGATTTGCTGGTAACACAGAGCCACAATATATAATACCATCAA CAATTGCTATCAAGGAAGGGCGCAAAATAGGTGAACAATCTCAACGACGTCTTACAAAAGGTGTAGAAGATCTTGATTTTTATATTGGTGATGAAGCTTCTGATAAACCAAACTATGAATGCAAG TACCCTATTAGGCATGGCATTGTTGAAGATTGGGATTTAATGGAAAGGTTTTGGGAACAGACAATCTTCAAGTATTTGCGAGCAGAACCAGAGGACCACTACTTTTTGCTg actGAACCTCCTCTCAACACACCAGAAAATCGAGAGTACACTGCAGAAATTATGTTTGAAACATTCAACGTTCCTGGACTATATATTGCAGTACAG GCTGTCCTTGCATTAGCAGCATCATGGACTTCACGTCAAGTTGGTGAAAGAACGTTAACTGGTATAGTAATAGACAGTGGAGATGGAGTTACACACGTCATACCTGTT GCTGAAGGCTATGTGATCGGTAGCTGTATCAAACACATCCCAATCGCTGGTCGtgatattacatattttattcaacaACTTTTACGAGAACGTGAAACGGGCATTCCACCAGAACAGTCACTCGAAACAGCCAAAGCCATCAAG GAACGATTTAGCTATATTTGTCCCGATATAGCCAAGGAATTCAGCAAGTACGACACTGACTATACTAAATGGTTCAAGAAATATGATGGCGTTAACTCAGTTACCAAAAAACCATTTAGTGTTGATGTTGGCTATGAAAGATTTCTTGGACCAGAGATTTTCTTCCACCCTgag TTTTCAAATCCAGACTTTACCACACCTATATCGGAGATAGTGGACACCTGCATTCAAAATTGTCCAATTGATGTCCGACGACCTCTCTACAAGAACATTGTCTTGTCCGGAGGTTCAACAATGTTCAGAGACTTTGGCAGAAGATTACAACGTGACGTGAAGAGAGTAGTAGATGCACGACTTAAAATAAGTGAATCACTTAGCGGTGGAAGAATAAag CCAAAACCAATTGATGTATCAGTAATTTCTCATCATATGCAACGCTATGCAGTGTGGTTTGGAGGCAGTATGCTAGCATCAACT CCTGAATTTTATCAAGTTTGCCACACGAAAGCCGACTATGAAGAATATGGCGCTAGCATCTGTCGCCACAATCCAGTTTTCGGTACTATGTCTTAA
- the LOC140040291 gene encoding uncharacterized protein, whose amino-acid sequence MVSSCTNPAEDTFTSTTLTDGSSTTFMSTDVTMGDTFATSVRSVSPVDTTFTNVTPMQSEISSMFSTLPNTPVHSSRKVKTVFNKNHCLSYVGNKHLLDQKYQSPTLVQLKLKKQKSVAKLVKAFEHLDCKKTITIDFDDIVQPMIAQYGKEIKEIDENKLASADVNEDINDINIKNQLQNLAFEKHTTRDIKPVAKFKTTSIKETVSSSSIELGSKKIELNTTQIDDSKSNTAKQEKEFNRRGKKVRTIPEKLFKLWSASILHEYTSDDFNVGQGVEVIVMNEDDPKWLYVQIAMDINGPANLQEKTAGFVPRSLVIPRFALPATRNSYRSLDSRKKKYFCNHIRMSSNPETPDSNDLKNQKYRKSESLVDLTDSTPKTQIIAKDRKEVTTLNTADTNSSEKSKHEHFEKDSPKELFQSFSTDALIIESYTVITNYKPTEVDEVEVLTGEVVVVHAGQQREIDWMWVYVPRAERFGYIPAFCARPFALELPM is encoded by the exons ATGGTCTCGTCTTGTACCAATCCTGCAGAAGACACTTTTACAAGCACTACTTTGACGGATGGTTCATCTACGACATTTATGTCAACAGATGTTACAATGGGCGACACATTTGCTACATCTGTAAGAAGTGTCTCTCCTGTTGATACAACTTTTACAAATGTTACTCCAATGCAATCAGAGATCTCCTCAATGTTTTCAACTTTACCAAATACCCCAGTTCATTCTTCAAGAAAGGTAAAAACTGTTTTCAATAAGAACCATTGTTTGTCATATGTTGGTAATAAACATCTTCTTGACCAGAAATATCAATCTCCAACTTTAGTACAGTTAAagttgaaaaaacaaaaatcagttGCTAAACTCGTGAAAGCTTTTGAACACCTAGATTGTAAAAAGACCATTACTATTGACTTTGATGATATAGTCCAACCCATGATTGCCCAATATggtaaagaaataaaagaaattgatgaGAATAAGCTTGCAAGTGCTGATGTAAATGAGGACATTAATGATATAAACATTAAGAACCAACTGCAGAATTTAGCATTTGAGAAACACACAACACGCGACATAAAACCAGTAGCCAAATTTAAAACTACATCAATTAAAGAGACCGTCAGTAGCTCTTCTATCGAACTGGGttctaaaaaaattgaattaaatactACACAAATTGATGATAGTAAGAGTAATACTGCTAAACAAGAAAAAGAATTCAATAGAAGAGGAAAGAAAGTGCGTACAATTCCTGAGAAGTTATTTAAATTGTGGTCTGCTTCAATTCTGCATGAATACACTTCTGATGATTTTAATGTTGGTCAAGGAGTTGAGGTGATTGTTATGAATGAAGATGATCCAAAATGGCTGTATGTTCAAATTGCAATGGATATAAACGGTCCAGCTAACTTACAGGAAAAAACAGCCGGATTTGTTCCAAGGTCATTAGTTATTCCTAGATTTGCATTGCCAG CTACAAGAAACAGTTATCGTTCACTGGATTCCCGCAAGAAAAAATACTTTTGCAATCATATTCGAATGTCAAGTAATCCAGAAACTCCAGATTCAAATGATCTTAAAAATCAGAAGTACAGAAAGTCTGAGAGTTTGGTAGATCTAACAGATTCAACTCCAAAAACACAGATAATAGCAAAAGATAGGAAAGAAGTCACAACATTGAACACTGCAGATACAAATAGTTCTGAAAAGTCAAAAcatgaacattttgaaaaagatTCCCCAAAAGAACTCTTTCAGAGCTTTTCCACAGATGCATTGATAATTGAATCATACACAGTCATCACAAATTACAAACCAACAGAGGTAGATGAAGTTGAGGTACTGACAGGTGAGGTTGTGGTAGTACATGCAGGACAGCAACGAGAAATTGACTGGATGTGGGTATATGTACCGAGGGCTGAGAGGTTTGGCTATATCCCTGCATTCTGTGCCAGACCTTTTGCATTGGAGCTCCCAATGTAA
- the LOC140040294 gene encoding large ribosomal subunit protein uL10m-like isoform X1 translates to MNLIMLQRSNKAGLLGLSSYQSPMIWTFIRTMKSVNTRKKKPMHIMRAKLMKVTEWREKPDYRPAGLLCDRIAAKKIVEVEPEENLALEFEAREFYKLLSSSKMVAVFHNNGINMQTKTNLQKKLMKANIQVHIIANDAAKLGTDGTEFANMQRLFIGSNLYAVSDKPNVKELLKATRKVPSILLIGGLLENQLMSFADLEQFGSLPSLDIMQSQIVSTLSSSISTTSRYLQTNQQMLAANLSQLESQKQQ, encoded by the exons atgaatttaattatgCTACAACGAAGTAATAAAG CAGGCCTTCTAGGCCTCTCTTCATATCAGTCACCAATGATATGGACATTTATAAGAACAATGAAATCTGTAAATACAAGAAAGAAAAAACCTATGCACATAATGAGAGCAAAGCTCATGAAAGTAACAGAGTGGAGAGAGAAGCCAGATTATCGTCCTGCTGGACTTTTATGTGATCGTATTGCAGCAAAAAAAATTGTGGAAGTTGAACCAGAA GAAAACCTTGCCCTAGAGTTTGAAGCAAGAGAGTTTTACAAGCTCCTGTCCTCCTCAAAGATGGTAGCAGTGTTTCACAATAATGGCATTAATatgcaaacaaaaacaaacttacAGAAGAAATTGATGAAAGCGAACATTCAAGTGCATATCATTGCTAATGATGCTGCGAAATTGGGAACAGATGGCACAGAATTTGCCAACATGCAGCGTCTATTTATTGGAAGTAATCTATATGCTGTGTCCGATAAACCCAATGTAAAAGAATTGTTGAAAGCTACCAGAAAAGTACCAAGTATTCTACTAATTG gTGGCTTATTAGAAAATCAGTTGATGTCATTTGCAGACTTGGAGCAATTTGGAAGTCTTCCTTCTCTAGACATTATGCAATCTCAAATTGTGTCTACTCTTTCATCAAGTATATCAACAACTAGCAGATATCTGCAGACCAATCAACAGATGCTTGCAGCCAATTTGTCTCAGTTAGAAtcacaaaaacaacaatga
- the LOC140040294 gene encoding large ribosomal subunit protein uL10m-like isoform X2, with product MNLIMLQRSNKGLLGLSSYQSPMIWTFIRTMKSVNTRKKKPMHIMRAKLMKVTEWREKPDYRPAGLLCDRIAAKKIVEVEPEENLALEFEAREFYKLLSSSKMVAVFHNNGINMQTKTNLQKKLMKANIQVHIIANDAAKLGTDGTEFANMQRLFIGSNLYAVSDKPNVKELLKATRKVPSILLIGGLLENQLMSFADLEQFGSLPSLDIMQSQIVSTLSSSISTTSRYLQTNQQMLAANLSQLESQKQQ from the exons atgaatttaattatgCTACAACGAAGTAATAAAG GCCTTCTAGGCCTCTCTTCATATCAGTCACCAATGATATGGACATTTATAAGAACAATGAAATCTGTAAATACAAGAAAGAAAAAACCTATGCACATAATGAGAGCAAAGCTCATGAAAGTAACAGAGTGGAGAGAGAAGCCAGATTATCGTCCTGCTGGACTTTTATGTGATCGTATTGCAGCAAAAAAAATTGTGGAAGTTGAACCAGAA GAAAACCTTGCCCTAGAGTTTGAAGCAAGAGAGTTTTACAAGCTCCTGTCCTCCTCAAAGATGGTAGCAGTGTTTCACAATAATGGCATTAATatgcaaacaaaaacaaacttacAGAAGAAATTGATGAAAGCGAACATTCAAGTGCATATCATTGCTAATGATGCTGCGAAATTGGGAACAGATGGCACAGAATTTGCCAACATGCAGCGTCTATTTATTGGAAGTAATCTATATGCTGTGTCCGATAAACCCAATGTAAAAGAATTGTTGAAAGCTACCAGAAAAGTACCAAGTATTCTACTAATTG gTGGCTTATTAGAAAATCAGTTGATGTCATTTGCAGACTTGGAGCAATTTGGAAGTCTTCCTTCTCTAGACATTATGCAATCTCAAATTGTGTCTACTCTTTCATCAAGTATATCAACAACTAGCAGATATCTGCAGACCAATCAACAGATGCTTGCAGCCAATTTGTCTCAGTTAGAAtcacaaaaacaacaatga
- the LOC140040293 gene encoding caspase-8-like, with protein MAETDAKPIPNSPTSTTFGAQEQTRTIKEFSRFDYRKMLLNIDRNLTESDICRLKYLCLDTNIGLRHGELETASRGLDLLDKLEKRGRLSKDNLGIMIEMLSLIERIDLKVQVEKCLPFAERGKKTNCISAYRRMVVDFAYDIGKNDLSSLKPLLRDHMAARKIEKIDEPIKLMIELEKLMIISPTNLDFLEEIGVYIGSNELVSKVTRYRGSSECGNVKEHSQSSSRSEPVVQEEEYQDVQETFNSLKLTEPPVKNQGSQQESYISYLASSLGYEWRMLGYKLGLSAVDMDGIEDSYTMLLKWQERTHPEQQMDSLCEALGSPKIDRQDLSNYLKNEMSSIQSISQPVEATPSLTKQAVQRDAVLDTQNTRGLQIEKYNMTHATRGICLIINNMQFTKILKERRGSEIDEDNLKHVFGYLGFYVDVMRNLTAAQMMNKIIDIRKMDHSKYDCFVCCILSHGDLGNVFGSDGETCKIIEMTSAFRTGHCKTLANKPKLFFLQACQGTRRAEQFVHNMETDDAPPTATENIPDDADFLLGYATAPGNVSYRSKTFGSWYITTLTQNLKKYHHTNHILDILTQVNSEVSKAIARESNGCYKQVPAPQYTLRKNLYFPKL; from the exons ATGGCGGAAACAGATGCTAAACCAATACCTAACAGCCCTACTAGTACCACATTTGGAGCTCAAGAGCAAACTCGCACCATAAAAGAATTTTCCCGCTTTGATTACCGCAAAATGTTGTTAAACATTGATCGAAATTTAACAGAAAGTGACATTTGTAGGCTAAAATACTTATGTCTGGATACAAACATCGGCCTTCGTCATGGGGAACTGGAGACTGCCAGTAGAGGTCTCGATCTTTTGGATAAACTTGAGAAGAGAGGACGGCTATCAAAAGACAACTTAGGAATTATGATAGAAATGCTTAGCCTGATAGAAAGAATTGATCTTAAAGTACAAGTTGAAAAGTGTTTACCGTTTGCAGAAAGAGGGAAAAAAACTAACTGTATATCGGCATACAG ACGTATGGTAGTTGATTTTGCATATGATATCGGAAAGAATGACTTGTCTTCATTAAAGCCTCTATTAAGAGATCATATGGCAGCCAGAAAAATTGAGAAAATTGACGAGCCAATCAAACTAATGATTGAATTGGAAAAACTCATGATAATATCACCAACAAATCTAGATTTTCTTGAAGAAATTGGGGTGTATATAGGAAGTAACGAATTGGTGTCAAAAGTAACAAGATATAGAG GTTCTTCTGAATGTGGAAATGTAAAAGAACATTCACAATCGAGTTCTAGAAGCGAGCCAGTCGTACAAGAGGAAGAATATCAAGACGTTCAAGAAACTTTCAACAGCTTAAAACTGACTGAACCGCCAGTTAAAAACCAAG GCTCTCAGCAAGAGAGTTACATCAGTTATCTTGCCAGTTCGCTAGGATATGAATGGAGAATGTTGGGCTATAAACTGGGACTGTCTGCTGTTGATATGGATGGCATCGAGGATTCTTATACAATGCTATTAAAATGGCAAGAAAGAACACATCCAGAACAACAGATGGATTCCTTGTGTGAAGCATTAGGATCTCCTAAAATCGATCGACAAGATTTATCTAACTATCTGAAAAATG AAATGAGCAGTATTCAATCCATTTCACAACCGGTAGAAGCAACACCAAGTCTTACTAAACAAGCTGTGCAAAGAGATGCAGTTTTAGATACTCAGAACACTCGAG GATTGCAGATTGAGAAATACAATATGACTCACGCTACACGTGGAATATGCCTTATTATAAACAATATGCAGTTTACTAAAATCCTAAAAGAAAGAAGAGGTTCAGAGATTGATGAAG ATAATCTTAAACATGTTTTCGGATACCTAGGATTTTATGTTGATGTGATGCGCAATTTAACTGCAGCCCAGatgatgaataaaataattgacATTCGTAAAATGGATCATTCCAAGTATGATTGTTTTGTGTGTTGTATTTTGTCCCACGGTGACCTTGGAAATGTTTTTGGCAGTGACGGAGAAACTTGTAAAATAATAGAAATGACCAGCGCATTTCGTACAGGACATTGCAAGACACTTGCAAACAAACCAAAGTTATTCTTTCTACAAGCCTGCCAAGGCACTAGACGAGCTGAGCAGTTTGTACATAATATGGAAACAGATGATGCTCCACCAACTGCTACAGAGAATATCCCGGATGATGCCGATTTCCTGCTCGGATATGCCACAGCACCTGGCAACGTGTCATACAGGAGCAAGACTTTTGGATCGTGGTACATTACAACGCTGacacaaaatttgaaaaaataccACCATACCAATCACATACTAGATATCCTGACACAAGTGAATAGTGAAGTAAGCAAAGCTATTGCTAGGGAGTCTAACGGCTGTTACAAGCAGGTTCCAGCTCCCCAGTATACACTAAGAAAGAACCTATACTTTCCAAAATTATAA
- the LOC140039594 gene encoding uncharacterized protein — protein MMLEEPPTIKCPAGAAENCIDCNECPPPPRKYNTSVTPVSVAVDDLPFYIKLFASGKYEARVTFSDAIGDVLCIDMSLEVTTSSIKAEEPIVLDTLPDYCKALPPKKDSSVNDLA, from the exons ATGATGTTAGAAGAACCACCGACTATTAAGTGTCCTGCCGGAGCGGCGGAGAATTGCATAGATTGCAATGAATGCCCACCTCCACCGAGAAAATACAACACAAGTGTTACGCCTGTGTCTGTCGCAGTTGATGATTTACCATTCTATATTAAACTATTTGCTTCg GGCAAATATGAAGCACGAGTAACCTTTTCGGATGCAATTGGTGATGTCTTGTGTATTGATATGTCACTGGAAGTAACCACATCGTCGATCAAAGCGGAAGAACCAATAGTTTTAGACACTCTGCCAGACTACTGCAAAGCCTTGCCACCGAAAAAGGACTCCAGTGTCAATGATCTTGCATAA